The nucleotide window AAAAAGAGTAGGAGAACATCAGGAATTGGCCAATCTTGCGGCCTATCTGGTTTCTGATTTTTCTTCTTTCGTAAATGGCGAAGTTGTGACCATCGATGGTGGCGAATGGCTTCAGGGTGCCGGCGAGTTCAATATGTTGGAGGATATTCCGCAGGAGATGTGGGATACTCTGGAAGCGATGATCAAAGCCAAAAAATCAAATTGATTTCTACTCAATTTTAGATATTAAAAAAAAGTAAGCTTACTCTTATCAAATACTAAGCTTACTCTTGACCAAAAGTAAGCTTACTTTCACCCGATTGTAAGCCTACTTTTTTGCCCTATCTCACAGTTATTCCTAATGATGTAACAAGTTCTGGATTTTATTGACTAATTTTATTTTAATAATAAATCTATTCCTCAATGAAATTCAAAATTCCAACACTTCTTTCTGCGGTTGCGATATTTGCTTTCTCAGCAAATAGCTATGCGCAGGAAACGCCTGCCTACAGCTACACCGAAGCTTTCAAACCCTTGTTCTATCCTCAGACTGGAACAGAAACCCGCTCTGCAAGCGGACAACCTGGCCACAAATATTGGCAGAACTCAGCAGATTATCAACTCAATGTAAGCCTTGATGCTGCTAAAAATGAGATCACAGGTTCAGCAGAGATCACTTATACCAACAACAGTCCTGATCAATTGGGATTTCTTTGGTTGCAATTGGACCAGAATCTTTTTGCAAAGGATTCCAGAGGTAATGCGGTAGTGCCACTTTCCGGAAGTAGAAATGGTGCACACGGCGAAGAGTTTGATGGCGGTTACAAGATCAAATCTGTAACATACGATGGTAAAGATGTGAAATACACCATCACCGATACCAGAATGCAGATCGATCTTCCAAAAGATCTGAAAGCGAACGGCGGTGTTGCAAAATTGAAGATCGAATATTCCTTCCTATCACCAAAATACGGTTCCGACAGAATGGGGATCGAAGATACGAAGAACGGAAAGATCTTCACGATGGCGCAGTGGTACCCAAGAATGTCTGTCTATGACGACGTTTTGGGTTGGAACACTTCACCATATTTGGGAGCTTCAGAATTTTATTTAGAATACGGAACTTTATCAGCTAACATTACCGTTCCTGCCAATCAATATGTGGTGGCTTCCGGTGAATTATTAAATGAAAAAGAAGTTTACAGCAAAGAAGAGATCAGCCGTTGGAATCAGGCGAGAAGCAGCGACAAAACAGTTGCGATCCGTCCAGAATCTGAATTGGGAAAAAATAATGCAACAGGAACCAAAACCTGGAAATTCAAAATAGAAAATGCTAGAGATTTTGCCTGGGCATCATCAGCAGCTTTCATTTTGGATGCAGCGAGGATCAATTTGCCAAGTGGTAAAAAATCTTTAGCAATCTCTGCTTATCCAGTAGAAAGTGCTGGCGAAAAAGCGTGGGGAAGATCAACCGAATACACGAAAGCTTCCATCGAGCATTATTCAGGAAAATGGTTTGAATATCCATATCCAGCAGCAACCAACGTTGCCGGAAACGAAGGCGGAATGGAATATCCAGGAATCGTCTTCTGTCATATGAGTTCCAAAGGCGAAAGTCTGTGGGGCGTTACCGATCACGAGTTTGGTCACACTTGGTTTCCGATGATCGTGGGTTCCAACGAGCGATTGTTTGCCTGGATGGACGAAGGTTTCAATACTTTCATCAATGAAGGTTCTACCGCAGCTTTCAACAATGGGGAATATTACCACAAACAAAACATCGCACAGATGGGTGCTTACGTTCTTAATGATAATTTTGAACCAATAATGGTTGGTCCAGATAATATGAAGGAAAGAAGCATCGGTGTTTTGGCTTACTTCAAACCAGGATTGGGATTGGGGATTTTGAGAGAAACGATCTTAGGTCCTGAGAAATTTGATAAAGCGTTCAAAACTTACGTGGCGAGATGGGCGTTTAAACACCCGACACCTTGGGATTTCTTCCACACGATGGAAAATGTTTCTGGAGAGGAGCTGAACTGGTTCTGGAGAGGTTGGTTCATCAACAAGTGGAAAGTGGATCAGGCTGTGAAATCGGTAAAACCTTTCAATGGCGATTATAAGAACGGCGCACAGATCACCGTTGAGAATCTTGGTCAGTTACCTATGCCGACAACGGTTGAATTGACCTTCAAAGATGGAACAAAGCAGGTGGTGAAATTACCTGTTGAGGTTTGGAAACGCAACACAGAATGGACCTTCAAAGTGAATTCTACCAAAGAAGTAAGTGAGGTGAAATTGGATCCAGCATCTGGCGTTCCGGATATCAATCCTAAAAACAATGTTTGGACCTCAGCGCAAGCAGCTCCAGTAGAAAAAGTGAATATGAAAGAATTCGCAGGAACCTTCAGCACAAAGGAAGTACCGTTGAAACTGACTTTCACAGAGAAAGGAGGGCAATTATACGGACAGGCAACAGGTCAGCCAGAGTTTCCTTTGGAATATTTGGGAGAGAGCAAATTCTCTTTTGAGCAGGCAGATGTTACCATCACATTTAGCAAAGACAAGAAGAGTATTGATTTTTCACAAGGTGGCAAAGCCTTCAAATTCAATAAGGAATAAGTTGATTATACTTGAAATAACAAAGCTCCGAAATTATTCGGAGCTTTTGTTTTATATTTTTGAACGCTGAATCTTAGCAGCCCGGCTTGAGTGGAAATCCTTTTTTGCGGCTGGAAAAGTAAGGCAAAAAAGATTGGGAACGGAAGACGGATAAAGCTGCCCAAATAATTTTACAGAGCCACCATTTCCGTCACCTCCACATCATATCCGGAGATCACTGGTTTGATGTTCGGATTCTGCGTGATCACTTTGAATTTGTTGATTCCAAGGTCTTTCAAAATTTGAGTTCCGATTCCATAATCACGGAAGTTTGGTGCGATTGTCGGAAGTTCGCTGGTTCCATCTTGATAATTAAGGAAATGCTGAAG belongs to Chryseobacterium sp. KACC 21268 and includes:
- a CDS encoding M1 family metallopeptidase, whose protein sequence is MKFKIPTLLSAVAIFAFSANSYAQETPAYSYTEAFKPLFYPQTGTETRSASGQPGHKYWQNSADYQLNVSLDAAKNEITGSAEITYTNNSPDQLGFLWLQLDQNLFAKDSRGNAVVPLSGSRNGAHGEEFDGGYKIKSVTYDGKDVKYTITDTRMQIDLPKDLKANGGVAKLKIEYSFLSPKYGSDRMGIEDTKNGKIFTMAQWYPRMSVYDDVLGWNTSPYLGASEFYLEYGTLSANITVPANQYVVASGELLNEKEVYSKEEISRWNQARSSDKTVAIRPESELGKNNATGTKTWKFKIENARDFAWASSAAFILDAARINLPSGKKSLAISAYPVESAGEKAWGRSTEYTKASIEHYSGKWFEYPYPAATNVAGNEGGMEYPGIVFCHMSSKGESLWGVTDHEFGHTWFPMIVGSNERLFAWMDEGFNTFINEGSTAAFNNGEYYHKQNIAQMGAYVLNDNFEPIMVGPDNMKERSIGVLAYFKPGLGLGILRETILGPEKFDKAFKTYVARWAFKHPTPWDFFHTMENVSGEELNWFWRGWFINKWKVDQAVKSVKPFNGDYKNGAQITVENLGQLPMPTTVELTFKDGTKQVVKLPVEVWKRNTEWTFKVNSTKEVSEVKLDPASGVPDINPKNNVWTSAQAAPVEKVNMKEFAGTFSTKEVPLKLTFTEKGGQLYGQATGQPEFPLEYLGESKFSFEQADVTITFSKDKKSIDFSQGGKAFKFNKE